A single Iodidimonas sp. SYSU 1G8 DNA region contains:
- a CDS encoding aromatic ring-hydroxylating dioxygenase subunit alpha, with product MGLPVTHPQAIDGGDARNVRGDPITGDRFWSREFAQKEWDHMWKRVWHVAGRVNEIQEPGDYIIHDFMHESVICVLQDDGAIRAFYNACRHRGQRLVWDNGHQQSFTCAYHGWVWGKDGLLNDVPDPDDFPQGDPCGKLRLKELQCDTWGGFVWYSMDPNAPPLMEYLEPIPELYKNWPWDKLVRVTNLKVELECNWKFASENFSESYHTRTAHPQVPAWIDQDHWTSVLEMFPNGHGRIVQPGRPSLRDRPAEGEPHPFDDFLVPWDIDPHQYPDYETKVMQGWLDLQEAKQRLWREKGYLHYEHMTPTELTDSPHNVLFPNVTLSVLPDDVIFFRTEPHPDDPNKCTFDLWHMVFPVEGVTEVETMGGRRKVEEAEFERKVFDKGRGVPEMHGQIVFQDMMLAEGQQRGWRSQGYDDAYLSGQETRVRRWHEVLNDYIEGRR from the coding sequence ATGGGATTACCGGTCACACATCCGCAGGCGATCGACGGCGGCGACGCGCGCAACGTCCGGGGCGACCCGATCACGGGCGACCGGTTCTGGTCCCGGGAATTCGCGCAGAAGGAATGGGACCATATGTGGAAGCGCGTGTGGCACGTTGCCGGACGGGTCAACGAGATACAGGAGCCGGGCGACTACATCATCCATGATTTCATGCATGAATCGGTGATCTGCGTGTTGCAGGACGATGGCGCGATCCGTGCCTTCTACAACGCCTGCCGCCATCGCGGGCAGCGGCTGGTCTGGGACAATGGGCATCAACAGAGCTTCACCTGCGCCTATCATGGCTGGGTCTGGGGCAAGGACGGCCTGCTCAACGACGTCCCCGATCCCGACGATTTTCCGCAGGGCGACCCCTGCGGCAAGCTGCGCCTCAAGGAACTGCAGTGCGACACATGGGGCGGCTTCGTCTGGTACAGCATGGACCCGAACGCGCCGCCGCTGATGGAGTATCTGGAGCCCATTCCCGAGCTCTACAAGAACTGGCCCTGGGACAAGCTGGTCCGGGTGACCAATCTGAAGGTCGAGCTGGAGTGCAACTGGAAGTTCGCGAGCGAGAACTTCAGCGAATCCTATCATACGCGCACCGCCCATCCGCAGGTGCCCGCCTGGATCGACCAGGACCACTGGACCTCGGTGCTGGAAATGTTCCCCAACGGCCACGGCCGTATCGTCCAGCCGGGCCGCCCATCCCTGCGCGACCGGCCGGCCGAGGGCGAGCCGCACCCGTTCGACGACTTTCTGGTCCCCTGGGATATCGATCCGCACCAGTACCCCGACTACGAGACCAAGGTCATGCAGGGATGGCTGGACCTGCAGGAAGCCAAGCAGCGGCTGTGGCGCGAGAAGGGCTATCTGCATTATGAGCACATGACGCCCACCGAGCTGACCGACAGCCCGCACAATGTGCTGTTCCCCAACGTCACTCTGTCGGTGCTGCCGGACGACGTGATCTTCTTTCGCACGGAACCGCATCCGGACGATCCGAACAAGTGCACCTTCGACCTGTGGCACATGGTGTTCCCCGTCGAGGGCGTCACCGAGGTCGAGACCATGGGCGGCCGCCGCAAGGTCGAGGAAGCCGAGTTCGAGCGCAAGGTGTTCGACAAAGGCCGCGGCGTGCCGGAGATGCACGGCCAGATCGTGTTCCAGGACATGATGCTGGCGGAGGGACAACAGCGCGGCTGGCGCTCGCAAGGCTATGACGACGCCTATCTGTCAGGCCAGGAGACCCGCGTGAGGCGCTGGCATGAGGTGCTCAACGACTATATCGAGGGTCGCCGATAA
- the cheB gene encoding chemotaxis-specific protein-glutamate methyltransferase CheB → MMVEDSPVVRHLLMHIIEQDPRLTVAAAFSTAEEALQQLPTVRPDVISMDVRLPGMNGLDATRQIMTEFPTPIVIIAGDLEDSSLQISMNALRAGALSVVEKPVGESHGKYLDVAGTICTQLYIMSQVAVVRRRVIGGEWRSGATSSAPDVEIGPPSMVGIAASTGGPPALAKLLAGMPAEPAAPVAIVQHMGPVFMEGFASWLDSVVPQRVKLAQDQEIARPGTVYVAPGDRHLEVRPGGVLRLNASAPLRGQRPSATILFKSIAEHYGARGLGIVLTGMGEDGAEGLLELRRAGGRTIAEDQSTAVVYGMPAAAVRLGAASLSLPLNLIGPRVATMLRRDAKA, encoded by the coding sequence ATGATGGTTGAGGATTCGCCGGTGGTGCGTCATCTGCTGATGCATATCATCGAGCAGGATCCGCGCCTGACCGTCGCGGCCGCCTTCAGCACGGCCGAGGAAGCGCTGCAGCAGTTGCCTACGGTCCGTCCGGACGTCATTTCCATGGATGTGCGTCTACCCGGGATGAACGGTCTCGACGCGACGCGCCAGATCATGACGGAATTTCCGACGCCCATCGTCATTATCGCGGGCGACCTGGAAGACAGCTCGCTCCAGATCTCCATGAACGCGCTACGCGCCGGCGCCCTGTCGGTCGTGGAAAAGCCGGTCGGCGAAAGTCATGGCAAATATCTGGATGTCGCCGGTACCATCTGTACCCAGCTTTACATCATGAGTCAGGTTGCCGTGGTGCGGCGCCGGGTGATCGGCGGCGAATGGCGCAGTGGCGCGACGTCATCCGCGCCCGATGTGGAAATCGGTCCGCCAAGCATGGTCGGCATCGCGGCCTCTACAGGCGGACCGCCCGCGCTGGCCAAGCTCCTCGCCGGGATGCCGGCCGAGCCGGCCGCACCCGTTGCCATCGTGCAGCACATGGGTCCGGTCTTCATGGAAGGCTTCGCATCCTGGCTCGACAGTGTCGTTCCCCAGCGCGTGAAGCTGGCCCAGGATCAGGAGATCGCCCGCCCCGGCACGGTTTACGTCGCACCGGGCGACAGGCATCTCGAAGTCAGGCCGGGCGGCGTGCTTCGTCTGAATGCCAGCGCGCCCCTGCGCGGTCAGCGCCCGTCGGCGACCATCTTGTTCAAGTCGATCGCCGAGCACTACGGTGCGCGGGGCCTCGGCATCGTGCTGACCGGGATGGGTGAGGACGGCGCCGAGGGTCTGCTGGAGCTGCGCCGCGCGGGTGGACGCACCATCGCCGAGGACCAGAGCACGGCCGTCGTTTATGGCATGCCGGCAGCCGCCGTGAGACTGGGGGCGGCATCGTTGTCACTGCCGCTTAACCTGATTGGACCGCGTGTCGCCACCATGCTGAGACGGGACGCCAAGGCATGA
- a CDS encoding Crp/Fnr family transcriptional regulator, with protein MDLKSGTASEVLRLKFRSIYPLTADEIAALERACTRTYSLARNQDVIREGDRPDSCNLLIDGIVCRYKILPDGQRQILSFQFPGDLFDSQSFLLDAMDHGIATISPCVIATIPHAAMAALTSEHLRLGRALWKDTLVDAAIFREWLTNVARRTAYQRIAHLFCETFIRVRAIGMARGDTIDWPITQRDIGDALGLTVVHVNRTLRDMRNAHIISLQSSTLRILDWPALADAAQFDPAYLQIRDAA; from the coding sequence ATGGATCTGAAGAGTGGGACCGCCTCCGAGGTGCTGAGGCTGAAATTTCGGTCGATTTACCCACTGACCGCCGACGAGATCGCAGCACTTGAGCGTGCATGTACACGGACATATAGCCTCGCCCGCAACCAGGATGTTATCCGGGAAGGCGACAGGCCGGACAGCTGCAACCTGCTGATCGATGGAATCGTCTGCCGTTACAAGATACTGCCGGATGGACAGCGCCAGATTCTGTCCTTTCAGTTTCCCGGCGATCTATTCGACTCCCAGAGTTTCCTGCTCGATGCCATGGACCATGGTATCGCCACCATCTCGCCCTGCGTCATCGCGACGATTCCGCACGCGGCCATGGCGGCGCTGACCAGTGAACATCTGCGGCTGGGACGGGCTTTGTGGAAGGATACTCTCGTGGACGCGGCCATATTCCGGGAATGGCTGACCAATGTGGCGCGGCGTACCGCCTACCAGCGCATCGCGCACCTGTTCTGCGAGACCTTTATCCGCGTTAGGGCCATCGGCATGGCGCGCGGCGACACCATCGACTGGCCGATCACCCAGCGGGATATCGGCGACGCGCTCGGCCTGACCGTGGTTCACGTCAACAGGACGCTGCGAGACATGCGGAACGCGCATATCATCAGCCTGCAGTCCTCGACCTTGCGAATCCTGGACTGGCCCGCGCTGGCCGATGCCGCCCAGTTCGATCCGGCCTATCTGCAGATCCGGGACGCGGCCTGA
- a CDS encoding enoyl-CoA hydratase: MSDPVLLIQKSGEVATVTLNRPNAMNALSRELRAEIARAVDALEADPEVRVLILTGAGRAFCAGLDLKELGAKGLASPNDAVTKDDPVRSIGRFSGPVIGAINGVAVTGGFELALACDVLIASSAARFADTHARVGVMPGWGLSQKLSRAIGVYRAKELSLTGNYLSAQQAADWGLVNRVVEPDDLLPTCRALAQDMLSVIPEMLVGYKRVIDEGFAQSFGDAMETEARTARAANAAVSPEEVEARREAIRSRGKAQV; encoded by the coding sequence ATGTCCGACCCCGTTCTGCTGATCCAAAAATCCGGCGAGGTGGCGACCGTCACCCTGAACCGCCCCAACGCCATGAACGCCCTGTCGCGCGAGTTGCGGGCCGAGATCGCCCGCGCCGTGGATGCGCTGGAAGCCGATCCGGAGGTGCGGGTGCTGATCCTGACCGGTGCCGGTCGCGCGTTCTGCGCCGGACTCGATCTGAAGGAACTGGGCGCGAAGGGGCTCGCCAGCCCCAATGACGCGGTGACCAAGGACGATCCCGTGCGGTCCATCGGCCGCTTCAGCGGCCCGGTCATCGGCGCGATCAACGGTGTCGCTGTCACCGGCGGTTTCGAACTGGCATTGGCCTGCGACGTGTTGATCGCCTCGAGCGCGGCGCGCTTCGCCGATACCCACGCCCGCGTCGGCGTCATGCCCGGCTGGGGGCTCAGCCAGAAGCTCAGCCGCGCCATCGGCGTGTACCGGGCAAAGGAACTGTCGCTGACCGGCAATTATCTGTCGGCTCAGCAGGCAGCCGATTGGGGCCTGGTGAACCGGGTGGTCGAACCCGATGATCTACTGCCCACATGCCGGGCTCTCGCGCAGGACATGCTTTCGGTGATCCCCGAGATGCTTGTCGGCTACAAGCGTGTCATCGACGAGGGCTTCGCCCAATCCTTTGGCGACGCCATGGAAACCGAGGCGCGAACCGCGCGCGCGGCCAACGCGGCCGTCTCGCCCGAGGAAGTGGAAGCCCGCCGCGAGGCGATCCGCTCGCGCGGCAAGGCTCAGGTCTAG
- a CDS encoding VOC family protein yields MYVQSYMFFDGRTEEALDFYQSAIGARIDMMLRFRDHPESLDHPGMPADFGDKVMHASFRVGDTHLMASDGMCSGKPGFKGITLSIATASDEEAERVFAALSDGATIDTPMESNFFSSRFGSLTDRFGVSWMVTVVPANERMDA; encoded by the coding sequence ATGTACGTCCAGTCCTACATGTTCTTCGACGGCCGCACCGAAGAAGCCCTGGATTTCTACCAATCGGCCATCGGCGCCCGCATCGACATGATGCTGCGCTTCAGGGATCACCCTGAATCTCTGGACCATCCGGGCATGCCGGCTGATTTTGGCGACAAGGTGATGCACGCCTCGTTCCGTGTCGGCGACACGCATCTGATGGCGTCGGACGGCATGTGTTCGGGAAAGCCAGGCTTCAAGGGCATTACCCTGTCCATCGCGACGGCAAGCGACGAAGAGGCCGAGCGCGTGTTCGCCGCGCTGTCGGACGGCGCCACCATCGATACGCCCATGGAGAGCAATTTCTTCTCGTCCCGCTTCGGCAGCCTCACCGACCGCTTCGGCGTATCGTGGATGGTCACCGTCGTCCCGGCGAACGAACGGATGGACGCCTAG
- a CDS encoding MarR family transcriptional regulator encodes MVRDACLCLHVQRAARALARRFDDALRPVGLTSGQFSLLMSLNRPKPPTMGSVASLLAMDRTTLTANVKPLERRGFLAVTPDPSDRRSRLLTLTDAGRAALRAAVPIWKREHEDVERLLTGADPETLRADLRALS; translated from the coding sequence ATGGTCCGGGACGCCTGCCTGTGCCTTCACGTTCAACGCGCCGCCCGCGCCCTCGCGCGGCGTTTCGACGACGCCTTGCGTCCCGTGGGGCTGACCAGCGGTCAGTTTTCCCTGCTGATGTCGCTGAATCGGCCGAAGCCGCCGACCATGGGCAGCGTGGCCTCCTTGCTGGCGATGGACCGCACCACCTTGACCGCGAATGTGAAGCCGCTGGAACGTCGCGGCTTCCTTGCGGTCACGCCCGATCCGTCGGACCGCCGGAGCCGCCTGTTGACCCTGACCGACGCGGGCCGCGCCGCACTGCGCGCCGCAGTGCCTATCTGGAAACGCGAGCATGAGGATGTGGAGCGCCTTTTGACCGGGGCGGATCCGGAAACCTTGCGGGCCGATTTGCGCGCGCTGTCTTGA
- a CDS encoding MoaD/ThiS family protein — protein MSATTVTVWLPAALVALFPGAPRQVEIEADTVDDVMNGLNDRWPGMRDRLCDSTPRIRRHINVFVDGERATLQTRLPPGTDVTVLTAISGG, from the coding sequence ATGAGCGCGACGACCGTGACCGTCTGGCTACCTGCCGCCCTCGTGGCGCTGTTTCCCGGCGCTCCGCGTCAGGTGGAGATCGAGGCCGATACCGTCGATGACGTCATGAACGGTCTCAATGACCGGTGGCCCGGCATGCGGGACCGGCTCTGCGATTCCACGCCGCGCATCCGCCGCCACATCAACGTGTTCGTCGATGGCGAGCGCGCCACCCTGCAAACCCGCCTGCCGCCCGGCACCGACGTGACGGTACTGACCGCGATCAGCGGCGGCTGA
- a CDS encoding response regulator → MTLPSPAETTRILVVEDSATQAFQLRRTLERNGYMVECVPTAEAALEELNRHLPDLVIADYHLPGMNGDELSRQLRLKMRTRAIPIIMLTGELAPERERQGLESGVDAYVPKSADQELILPRIRALLRQQAKTGAVEINRENASAAFTPFRRARLLVVDDSPTFTAYLREILTLEGYEVTAVQTAEAAVAAIGASGEDCDAVVVNVLSPGFDGISLCARLDTVRRETASAVQSAQFQIVALGSDDKEGAAKNIFLRAFDAGVDDVLAKSTHRDILKARIRSLVRRKLLTDENQRISSEHRDRETALERARAEAAAAEAKATLAEALARANQDLEAANHKLRETQAQLVQSAKMASLGELVAGIAHEINNPLAFILAHQDTVERVLGEVTPDMPLADREARGAKARDRLRSMRLGLGRIQNLVLNLRKFSRFDEGEFQRINIPEALDTVVALASTKLGEDVKIERRLEAPEELFCAPALINQAVMNIVGNAIDALQGGGVIGIETRIAGNDYVIEVSDTGPGIPKDIRERIFEPFFTTKPVGAGTGLGLSIAYRIVDAHRGVIEIDDRPGGGTRFIVRVPYKTHE, encoded by the coding sequence ATGACCTTGCCCAGCCCGGCAGAGACAACGCGTATCCTGGTCGTCGAAGATTCCGCGACCCAGGCGTTCCAGCTCCGCCGCACCCTGGAGCGAAACGGCTACATGGTCGAATGCGTCCCGACGGCGGAGGCGGCGCTGGAAGAATTGAACCGCCACCTGCCCGACTTGGTGATCGCCGATTATCACCTGCCCGGCATGAATGGCGACGAGTTGTCGCGGCAGCTGCGACTGAAGATGCGTACCCGCGCCATCCCCATCATCATGCTGACGGGGGAACTGGCGCCGGAGCGCGAAAGACAGGGGCTGGAAAGCGGCGTCGACGCCTATGTGCCGAAATCGGCCGACCAGGAACTGATCCTGCCGCGCATCCGCGCGCTGCTGCGCCAGCAGGCAAAGACCGGGGCTGTCGAGATCAACCGGGAGAACGCCTCGGCCGCCTTTACACCGTTCCGGCGCGCCCGTCTCCTGGTGGTGGACGACAGCCCGACCTTCACCGCCTATCTGCGGGAAATCCTGACCCTGGAAGGCTACGAGGTGACCGCCGTGCAGACCGCCGAAGCGGCCGTCGCGGCGATTGGTGCCTCGGGTGAGGACTGCGACGCGGTCGTCGTCAACGTACTCAGCCCGGGATTCGACGGCATCAGCCTGTGTGCCCGGCTGGACACGGTCAGGCGGGAGACGGCATCGGCCGTGCAGAGCGCCCAGTTCCAGATCGTCGCTCTTGGCAGCGACGACAAGGAGGGCGCGGCCAAGAACATATTCCTGCGCGCCTTCGATGCCGGCGTCGACGACGTGCTGGCCAAATCCACCCATCGCGACATCCTGAAAGCCCGTATCCGTTCGCTCGTCAGGCGCAAGCTGCTGACGGACGAGAACCAGCGCATATCCAGCGAGCACCGTGACCGGGAAACGGCGCTGGAGCGCGCCCGTGCGGAGGCCGCCGCCGCCGAAGCGAAGGCGACCCTGGCCGAGGCGCTGGCCCGTGCCAACCAGGATCTCGAGGCCGCCAATCACAAGCTGAGGGAAACCCAGGCGCAGCTGGTACAGTCCGCCAAAATGGCCTCGCTGGGCGAGCTGGTCGCGGGCATCGCCCACGAGATCAACAATCCTCTCGCCTTCATCCTGGCCCATCAGGACACGGTGGAACGCGTTCTGGGCGAGGTGACGCCCGACATGCCGTTAGCGGATCGCGAAGCACGCGGCGCGAAGGCCCGCGACCGGCTGCGGTCCATGCGGCTGGGGCTGGGGCGCATTCAGAATCTCGTCCTCAATCTGCGCAAGTTCTCGCGCTTCGACGAAGGCGAGTTCCAGCGCATCAACATTCCGGAGGCGCTGGACACGGTCGTGGCCCTGGCGTCGACGAAATTGGGCGAAGACGTGAAAATCGAGCGCCGGCTGGAGGCACCCGAGGAACTTTTCTGCGCGCCGGCACTTATCAACCAGGCTGTCATGAACATCGTTGGCAACGCGATCGACGCTCTGCAGGGCGGCGGCGTGATCGGGATCGAGACACGCATCGCGGGCAACGACTACGTGATCGAAGTCAGCGACACAGGACCCGGGATTCCCAAGGACATTCGTGAACGCATTTTCGAGCCCTTCTTCACCACCAAGCCAGTCGGCGCGGGTACCGGACTCGGTCTGTCCATTGCCTATCGGATCGTCGATGCTCACCGCGGAGTCATCGAGATTGACGATCGTCCCGGCGGCGGAACGCGCTTCATCGTCCGCGTGCCCTACAAGACCCATGAGTGA
- a CDS encoding rhodanese-like domain-containing protein, with protein sequence MEIDVLTLKALRDNGEPHAILDVREADEIAICRIDGAVHIPMQQVPARLADVPADMALVVLCHHGSRSGMVTRFLRERGFDQAVNLRGGIDAWAVAVDPEMARY encoded by the coding sequence ATGGAAATCGACGTACTGACGCTCAAGGCCTTGCGCGACAATGGCGAACCCCACGCGATCCTCGATGTCCGGGAGGCGGACGAGATCGCCATATGTCGTATCGACGGCGCGGTTCATATCCCGATGCAGCAGGTGCCCGCGCGTCTGGCCGACGTGCCGGCCGACATGGCGCTCGTGGTGCTGTGCCATCACGGCTCCCGGAGCGGCATGGTAACGCGCTTCCTGCGCGAGCGGGGTTTCGATCAGGCGGTGAATTTGCGCGGCGGCATCGACGCTTGGGCAGTGGCCGTCGATCCGGAGATGGCCCGCTACTGA
- a CDS encoding response regulator: MTVRSAHGSILIVDDEAEILVALEDLFESSYRVITTTSPQHALDLLKSGEDVWVIISDQRMPEMTGDVFLARARELTQAEAILLTGYADIEAVAAAVNRGGIVGYAPKPWDPAVLRAMVGGAYERYRLARALDQERALFHGLLDNTSDAVSFKDAEGRFIRLNAIKAGTFGLPVEACLGKTEDALRENHAASAATEADQAAMTTGEPSESLEERHDTEHGERWLAVSRIPLTQPGSPARLVVIERDVTKQRHLEERLRQADKMQALGTLAGGVAHDFNNLLTAVLGNLHLARKAVPEGSRLRRQIENAAMAAERGSGLTQRLLSFSRRKGLTAEAVDVDDLVAGMDDLLARTLGGLVVLDKRIESDLWAATADADQLELVILNLCINARDAMPDGGTITLTARNERIDVGQVDGLGSGEYVVLGVGDTGTGMSPDVLRRALEPFFTTKDGKGTGLGLSMAYGVAQQLGGALTIQSAWGEGTLVELYLPRAQADAIARILHEGGNVPAIAPAHVLLVDDDDGVREVLCEYLSELGHSAVAASSGQEALDILNGPDQFDLLIADFAMPGMTGLELMLQARADRPDLPVLLVSGHTDFVRIPDDVPVLMKPCDESELAARIAVILDGRARVARPAGPA; the protein is encoded by the coding sequence ATGACCGTTCGCTCCGCTCATGGCAGCATCCTCATCGTCGATGACGAGGCAGAGATCCTGGTCGCGCTGGAGGATCTCTTCGAATCCTCCTACCGGGTCATCACGACCACGTCTCCGCAGCACGCGTTGGACCTGCTGAAATCAGGCGAGGATGTCTGGGTGATCATCTCCGACCAGCGCATGCCCGAGATGACAGGCGACGTGTTTCTCGCCCGAGCGCGGGAACTCACTCAGGCAGAGGCCATCCTCCTGACCGGCTACGCGGACATCGAAGCGGTCGCGGCGGCGGTGAACCGGGGCGGCATCGTCGGATACGCGCCGAAACCGTGGGATCCCGCGGTGCTTCGCGCCATGGTCGGCGGCGCCTACGAACGATATCGTCTGGCGCGCGCGCTCGACCAGGAACGCGCGCTCTTCCATGGTTTGCTGGACAACACCAGCGACGCCGTCTCCTTCAAGGATGCCGAAGGGCGCTTCATTCGACTGAACGCCATCAAAGCGGGCACGTTCGGCCTGCCGGTCGAGGCTTGCCTCGGGAAAACCGAGGACGCGTTGCGCGAGAACCATGCCGCGTCGGCGGCGACCGAAGCGGACCAGGCGGCGATGACGACCGGCGAGCCGTCCGAGTCCCTCGAAGAACGGCACGACACGGAGCACGGTGAGCGCTGGTTGGCGGTCAGCCGCATTCCCCTGACGCAGCCAGGGTCTCCCGCTCGCCTGGTGGTGATAGAGCGGGACGTGACCAAGCAGCGGCATCTGGAGGAGCGGCTGCGCCAGGCCGACAAGATGCAGGCGCTCGGAACGCTGGCGGGCGGGGTCGCGCATGATTTCAACAACCTGTTGACGGCGGTGCTGGGCAACCTCCATCTCGCCCGCAAGGCGGTGCCCGAGGGCTCGCGCCTCCGGCGGCAGATCGAGAACGCTGCCATGGCCGCCGAGCGGGGCAGCGGCCTGACCCAGCGGCTCCTGAGCTTCAGTCGCCGCAAGGGCCTGACCGCCGAGGCCGTGGATGTCGATGATCTGGTCGCCGGCATGGACGACCTGCTGGCGCGCACCCTCGGAGGACTCGTCGTCCTCGACAAGCGCATCGAGAGCGATCTGTGGGCGGCAACCGCCGATGCCGACCAGCTCGAGCTGGTGATCCTGAACCTGTGCATCAACGCGCGCGACGCCATGCCCGATGGCGGCACCATTACCCTGACCGCGCGCAACGAACGGATCGATGTCGGCCAGGTCGATGGCCTGGGCAGCGGCGAGTATGTGGTTCTGGGCGTCGGAGACACCGGTACCGGCATGTCGCCCGATGTACTGCGCCGGGCGCTGGAGCCTTTTTTCACCACCAAGGATGGCAAGGGTACCGGATTGGGCCTGTCCATGGCCTATGGCGTCGCGCAACAGCTTGGCGGCGCGCTGACGATCCAGAGCGCATGGGGCGAAGGCACGCTCGTCGAGCTGTACCTGCCGCGTGCTCAGGCGGACGCGATCGCACGGATACTGCACGAGGGCGGCAACGTTCCCGCGATCGCGCCCGCTCATGTGCTGCTGGTCGATGATGATGACGGCGTCCGCGAGGTGCTGTGCGAATATCTCTCGGAGCTGGGCCATAGCGCCGTTGCCGCCTCGAGCGGCCAAGAGGCGTTGGACATCCTCAATGGACCGGACCAGTTCGATCTGCTCATCGCCGACTTCGCGATGCCCGGCATGACCGGCCTCGAACTCATGCTGCAGGCGCGCGCGGACCGGCCGGATCTGCCGGTTCTGTTGGTCTCGGGCCACACGGATTTCGTGCGGATACCCGACGACGTGCCCGTGCTGATGAAACCCTGCGACGAAAGCGAACTGGCCGCGCGCATCGCCGTCATTCTCGACGGTCGGGCGCGGGTGGCCCGTCCCGCCGGCCCGGCTTGA
- a CDS encoding sialidase family protein, with product MAQKVLVLLGTKKGAFILESDGARRTWELRGPFCETWPLNHVVADPNTGTIYAGGGNEWFGPAVWKSDDLGATWSHSSEGLSYPAGEEPVKSVWSLAAGDGALYAGVEPAGLFRSDDGGQSWTHVKGLRDHPTRPDWQPGGAGLILHSLIPDPRDPQRLWVGISAAGVFHTADGGDTWEPRNQGTRCDYLPEGQKYPEFGQCVHSIAMAAGMSDRLYQQNHCGMYRSDDGGKHWQSIENGLPSSFGFPAAAHPRDPSTLYLLPLNGDSAGRYVPDGKAAVWRSRDGGDSWQDLREGLPQQNAFFGVLRQAMATDTLDRAGVYFGTGSGEVYASADEGDTWSCAARHLPAILSVETLVVDA from the coding sequence ATGGCACAAAAAGTTCTGGTTCTGCTGGGCACGAAAAAGGGGGCATTCATTCTGGAAAGCGACGGGGCGCGTCGCACCTGGGAGTTACGCGGGCCATTCTGTGAAACGTGGCCGCTGAATCATGTGGTCGCCGACCCCAATACCGGCACGATCTATGCTGGCGGCGGCAATGAATGGTTCGGCCCCGCCGTCTGGAAGTCGGACGATCTGGGCGCGACCTGGAGCCATTCCAGCGAAGGCTTGTCCTATCCGGCCGGCGAGGAGCCGGTGAAGTCCGTCTGGAGCCTGGCGGCAGGAGACGGCGCGCTGTATGCCGGCGTGGAACCCGCGGGTCTGTTCCGCAGCGATGATGGCGGCCAATCCTGGACGCACGTCAAGGGGCTGCGCGATCATCCCACCCGTCCCGACTGGCAGCCGGGCGGCGCCGGCCTGATCCTGCACTCGCTCATCCCGGACCCCAGGGACCCGCAACGCCTGTGGGTCGGCATCTCGGCCGCTGGCGTGTTTCACACCGCCGATGGCGGCGACACGTGGGAGCCGCGCAACCAGGGCACGCGCTGCGACTATCTGCCCGAGGGCCAGAAATATCCCGAATTCGGCCAGTGCGTTCATTCCATCGCCATGGCCGCCGGCATGTCCGACCGGCTCTACCAGCAGAACCATTGCGGCATGTATCGCAGCGACGATGGCGGCAAGCACTGGCAGAGTATCGAGAACGGCCTGCCCTCCTCGTTCGGCTTTCCGGCCGCCGCCCATCCGAGGGATCCATCCACGCTTTACCTTCTGCCCTTGAACGGCGATTCCGCCGGACGCTACGTGCCGGACGGCAAGGCCGCTGTCTGGCGCAGCCGAGACGGCGGAGACAGCTGGCAGGATCTGCGCGAAGGCCTGCCGCAGCAGAACGCCTTCTTCGGCGTCCTGCGCCAGGCCATGGCGACGGATACACTGGACCGGGCGGGCGTCTATTTCGGCACCGGCTCGGGCGAGGTCTATGCCAGCGCCGACGAAGGCGACACCTGGAGCTGTGCGGCGCGGCATCTGCCCGCCATCCTGTCGGTCGAAACCCTGGTCGTCGATGCCTGA